A single Populus nigra chromosome 13, ddPopNigr1.1, whole genome shotgun sequence DNA region contains:
- the LOC133671577 gene encoding plant UBX domain-containing protein 11-like — MESSISAVTYKGSIPEAILESKKQKKLFVVYISGENVESAELEKSTWADSKVVEMLSKHCILLHIKEGSTDAMNLSAIYPQKSAPCITAIGYNGVQLWQSEGFVSAEVLASGLEKARLSLHIQETTATVLTAALALKRSEPPSSGSSDIGSTGQGSSSGTVVSLPLVDSHAQPSELETQAASELIEEKASHEQPTAEETITNLDDKTSTKSFNVQKSQTTGDERSSCPPDEDNKLPSTITKSDHTIADHIFSGAEDGLLAQEKIIGNHSGATTEIKEAGGDKKAESTDGLGPGTLDDKKTVTVLSDVHLNIRLPDGVSLQEKFSVTSTLRMVKDYVDRNQAGGIGAYDLAIPYPRKTFSDQDLSKSLSELALLNRQALMVVPHQRATSYHRGGSSSDRATTTTSSGSANANDGGYFAYVKRVLSYVNPLSYFGGSASSSSSGQAQSGIWEYSPNSTPQNNKARTDRPHSSYSPNQNASATGRNDSQGRPATTSRAGSNIHTLKHDGDDGRFNDRNSFWNGNSTEYGGNNDGK; from the exons ATGGAGAGTTCAATATCTGCAGTTACCTATAAAGGTTCAATACCCGAAGCAATTCTTGAATccaaaaaacagaagaaacttTTTGTTGTTTACATTTCAG gTGAAAATGTGGAGTCCGCTGAATTGGAAAAATCCACTTGGGCTGATTCTAAA GTGGTGGAGATGCTCTCAAAGCACTGCATTTTATTGCATATCAAAGAAGGAAGCACTGATGCCATGAATTTGTCTGCAATAT ACCCACAGAAATCTGCTCCTTGTATAACTGCCATTGGCTACAATGGGGTTCAACTTTGGCAGAGTG AAGGGTTTGTTAGTGCTGAAGTTTTGGCTTCTGGTTTAGAGAAGGCAAGGTTGAGCCTTCATATCCAG GAAACAACAGCAACTGTCCTGACTGCAGCACTTGCTTTGAAGAGATCTGAACCACCTTCTTCTGGGTCGTCTGATATTGGTTCCACCGGGCAAGGAAGTTCTTCAGGTACGGTTGTCTCACTGCCTTTGGTGGACAGCCATGCCCAACCTTCAGAGCTTGAAACACAGGCTGCTTCTGAGTTGATAGAAGAAAAGGCGAGTCATGAACAACCTACAGCTGAG GAAACAATAACCAATTTGGATGACAAGACATCTACAAAATCTTTTAATGTTCAGAAGTCGCAGACTACTGGGGATGAGCGGTCCTCATGTCCCCCTGATGAAGACAATAAATTACCCAGTACAATAACCAAATCAGACCATACCATAGCTGATCATATATTTTCTGGTGCTGAAGATGGTCTTCTTGCCCAAGAAAAGATTATTGGTAATCATTCAGGTGCTACTACTGAGATAAAAGAAGCAGGAGGAGATAAAAAGGCTGAATCTACAGATGGTTTGGGGCCTGGGACATTGGATGATAAAAAAACAGTTACTGTATTGAGTGATGTTCATTTAAATATCCGACTGCCAGATGGTGTTAGCTTACAGGAGAAGTTTTCTGTGACAAGCACTTTGAGAATGGTCAAAGACTATGTGGACAGAAACCAAGCTGGTGGTATTGGTGCATATGATCTTGCCATTCCTTATCCTCGCAAGACATTCAGTGATCAAG ATTTGAGTAAATCATTATCAGAGTTGGCTCTGCTTAATAGACAAGCATTGATGGTGGTTCCTCATCAGCGAGCCACAAGTTACCACAGAGGAGGTTCTTCCTCAGACAGAGCAACTACTACAACTAGCAGTGGTTCAGCAAATGCAAATGATGGGGGATATTTTGCATATGTCAAAAGGGTTCTATCTTATGTCAATCCTCTCTCCTACTTTGGTGGTAGTGCAAGCTCATCAAGTTCTGGACAAGCTCAATCTGGCATATGGGAATATA GTCCAAATTCAACACCTCAGAATAACAAAGCAAGAACAGACCGACCTCACTCCAGTTACTCCCCAAATCAGAACGCTTCAGCAACTGGCAGAAATGACAGCCAAGGCAGGCCAGCGACAACATCACGCGCTGGGAGCAACATTCACACACTGAAacatgatggtgatgatggcCGATTCAACGATAGAAATTCCTTCTGGAATGGAAATTCAACCGAGTATGGTGGGAACAATGATGGTAAATAG